CGAGAAGATCTGGGTCGGGAACGCTCACTACGCGGACGTGTGTCTCGTAGTCGCCCACGACGAGTCGACGGGGGCACAGGACATGTTCCTCGTCGATCGTGAGAACGCCTCCTTCGAGACCGAAGAGCTGGATAAGCTCGGCTGGAGAGGCGTCTCGAATGCACGAATCACGTTCGATTCAGTGCGTGTGCACGAGGATAATCGCCTCTCATCAATCTTCAGCAACGCGATCATGGACGGCTACGAGATGAACGAGATCGTTCCGTTCCCAGAGAGCGTCACGCAGTTGTTCTTCGAACAGAAGCCTCTCAATGCGACGTTCTCGTTCATGCGAACGGGCATGTCGTTCATGGCTGTTGGCATTATGCAAGCTGCCGTCGACGAGGCGCTCGCGTATGCGACCGACCGCGAGACGTTTGGCAAACCGATTGCCCAACACCAACTCATCCAAGAGAAACTCTACGATATGAAAGCAGGACTGGAGACGTCCCGCCAGCTCTCTCGACGCGCTGCTGAGCTGCTTGAAGAGGGTGATCCCGAGGCACGGCTCATGTCTTCGCTTGCAAAAGGATACACCGCCGAGACGAGCAAAGACGTAACCGACGATGCGATTCAGGTCTTCGGAGCCGAGGGGCTCAAGCCCGAAAACCGACTCGAACGCTACTACCGAGATGCGCGGGTCATGACGATTCCAGACGGAACCACTGAAATCCAGAAGCTCATCGTCGGCTCCGAACTCACAGATATGAGTGCGTACACGTGAGAGTGTGTAGCGGCCAGCGAATAGACTGCCAGGAATGGGCGTAACGAACGCCCATCGATCATCGAGTGATCACGATTTTCTGGATGTCAACCACAGCCATGCGATTGTGATTAATTCACTCGATTGAGCCATGGCTGGTCTGTCCAACGAAATCACCGATCAACGTCACATACATGTCATTAGATAATGTGCATCAGATGCCTCTATCGTGAACCGATTATTGGCAGTGAATATTAATTTCTATACATAAACATTTTCTCATCCAACACGTAATACTCATCTATTTGTTCTGTCTGTGTCTACCCGGTGTGATAGAACGGTGTTATATCCGACAGAACAATGGTTAGAAAAATATAAGCAGCGGCTGAATGAGAATGAGCAACTCGACGATGCTGGATCGGGGTGGGGTGTTGGCTTCGATGGTGCGTTTCTCTTCGTCATTACAGATATTCCACTCGGAGAGACAACGATCGGTGAGTTACCCGAAGCGGCGCTCGAAGGCGTTCCGAAGTACCTCCACGACAAGTTAGCAGAGATTCCACTCGATCAAGCAGCGACGCTCATTAGCGAGGACATCCGACAACATCTCCCGGATCAAAGTCGTGAACTCCTCCGGCAGGTCGATGAATACATCGTCGACAGTACAGTGTACGCGTTCATCGGGCTGAAAGACGGTGGATGTACCGAAGTCGACATTCTCAGTGGACCTGATGATCGGGAGACCGGCTTCATTCTCCGTGGTTCATACGAAACGTGGCAGGAAATCGTCGATGGAGAACAGGATCCCATCCCAGCCGTGATGAGTGGTGATCTCAAGGTCGATGGAGACATGCAGCGGGTGCTCCAGTACGCGACTGCGACACAGCTCCTCGGAGACGTCGCAAGCGGGATCGAGACCACTCACCTGTTTTGAACGATGCTCGCTCAGGAACTGTTTGGTGTCGAGCGAGCGAAATGAAGTTTTCAAAATAACCTGATGGGGCGTCGAACGTTTTCGTCCTAACGATTCGCACACGGAAATTGTATGACCCCGGTATATCATCGTTGCATTCATACGTCAGCTATGGATGTGGATCTACTCTCGCTGCTCGATGAGTTGCGCGCGATGGCACAGACCGGTCTCGCATACACCGACGATCCATACGACAGAGAGCGATACAATCGCTTGTTGGAGTTGGTCGAGATGTACTACGGGGAGACACTCAATCTTCCGGAGAGTGAGGTTCGAACACGACTCGCGGCAGAGCTCGGATACGTTACGCCAAAAGTCGGGGCGTCGGCTGCCATCTTCGATAGCGACGGTCGCCAACTGTTGATGAAACGGCCGGACAGCGGAACGTGGTGTTTCCCCGGTGGATACGTGGATGTGACCGAATCACCGGCCGAAGCCGCAGTCCGAGAGGCAAAAGAAGAGACTGGATTGGACGTTGAAATCGCCGATCTCATCGATCACTATTACACGCCTCCCGATGGTCTCTACGGACCACACGGTGCTGTCGCCGTGGTCTATCTGTGTGATGTTGTGGGAGGTGAGCTACGCCTCTCAGAAGGGGAGGCGTTGCAATTCTGGTCGATCGGAGACGTACCGGCGTGGTTTCGAGATCACGGTGAGGTTGCAATCGATGCACGAACAGCGTGGAACGAGCACACAGCGTGAGCCAGAACCCAGATACTGGGAGTCATAAAGATTCTCGTGTGGTCACCAATCCCAGCAGAAGGAAATCTTGGGAGAACCTGATGAGATTTATCGATCAGGCGCGTCGACCGTGGCGATCGACAACGCGTTCCATCACGCTCCCCTCGGCTTTCTGGAGTAAATTCGAAGCGGTCGATGGAGCACAATCCAATCTGTTTGCGACATCTGCAACGGTGGCTTCCCGCGGGACATCGTAGAAGCCGAGATCAGCAGCCACTGTGACGGCCTCCAGTTGGCGGTCAGTCAGATCACCAGCGACCGTACTGTGGCGACGATCGTACTCGCCGATCGCGTTGACAGTGGTGTCGATCTCTTCGGGGAGTTCCTCGAGCATTTGTCGAATGTTTTCGCCCGTGCCGACGATGGTCATGTAGAAATCGCCCGCGTCGTCGTAGACAATCGGCGGGACGACGAGTAAGTCGAGTGCTATGAATGCGCGGCGCCACTCGATGTCTTCGTCTCGCGTTTCTTGGCAGACGTACGTGTAAAACGATTGTTCATCAATCGGTGTCAGATCGTACCATCTGATCGATTCGACTGCGTTGAGTTTTGCTTCGTATCGCTCACGCTCGGCTTCGACGTAGAACAGTTCGTATTCGAGATCGAGATCACGCCCGATTACGTTCCACGCGTGCAGCTCTTCGTAGTAGACAGCATCTGACTCGCGAGCGAACCGCTGCATCGGATGCATCATCCATCTCGGTTGTCGAAAACGCGCATCGAGATACTTCATGTCGCGTTGTATGGTATGTTGCATATAAATCGGCTAGTACTGACGTGATAATCGACAGGTTTCGGCGCGAGCAACGGCATCATGTACTGATGCACAGCAACAATTCATCTCCATCTACTAACTCAGTAGAGGTGACCGGTACGTGACATCGACATTGGCGTGGGCGATCTTCGTGATTGGTGCCGTCGCGGGGACGCTCAATACGATCGGTGTCGTGGCCAGCGCCCTCGGTTGGTATGAGTACTACCCACCCGGTGAGAAGGGATGGAAGTTTTACAGCTTGTGGGGTCTCTCGCACGTTTTGAATGTCAGTCTCCTCGCGCTCGCGTATCTTGAGTGGGGGACGCTCGGATTGCCGGGCTGGACGTTTTCGACTGGTCTCGTGCTCTTCATATTCGGCTACGCCATCGCTATCGCCGCCGGACACGACCTCGGATTCCATGAGACCACGGGGAGAGCCGGGGAGTTACGAACTGGAGGCTGGTATCGTTTCTCTCGAAATCCACAGTACGTCGGATATATTCTGGCAACAGTCGGTTACATTCTGTGGACTGATGCGGTGCTCGTTGTACCGTTGGCTGGTATCTACTTGCTGTGGTGGTTCGTGTTCCCGTTCGCCGAGGAACCATGGCTACGCGAGCAGTATGGCGAGCCGTACGAGCAGTACGCCCAGCGTATCCCTCGCTACATCGGTAGCGAGACAGTGCGAGCACTCGGCAAGCGAGGTGATGACGCCCAACAGCAGACACAAGGATAGATCGTGCTGGTGACTCGCCCGAGCAACGTATCCGGTGTGAGTCGTCCATTCCTCAACCTTTAACAGCCAGCCCGTAGTTGGTACGCAGTGAGGTGATATACGATGGCTGAACACTCTAATCCCGAACTGCCACCGCTCCCGTATGACTACGACGCTCTTGAGCCGCATATCTCCGAACAAGTGCTCACATGGCACCACGACACCCACCATCAGGGGTATGTAAATGGTCTCGAAAGCGCCGAGGAAACGCTTGCAGAGAACCGTGCGAGTGGTGACTTCGGTACAACCGGAGGCGCACTCTCTAACGTTACCCACAACGGCTGTGGTCATTATCTCCACACGTTGTTCTGGGAGAACATGTCCCCGAACGGCGGCGGCGAGCCGGATGGTGAACTCGCTGCGCGCATCGAGGAGGACTTTGGCTCCTACGAAGGTTGGAAAGGCGAGTTCGAGGCCGCTGCGAGTGCCGCGGGCGGCTGGGCGCTTCTGGTCTACGATCCCGTCGCAAAGCAACTTCGCAACGTTGCCGTCGACAAGCACGACCAAGGTGCGTTGTGGGGCGCACACCCCATTCTCGCGCTCGATGTCTGGGAACACTCCTACTACTACGACTACGGACCGGACCGTGGTTCGTTCATTGACGCCTTCTTCGAAGTCGTCGACTGGGACAACACCGCAGAAGAGTACGAGACGGTTGTCTCGACCTTCGAATAAGCGCGTTACAGACGGGGTCGTCAATCTTCGATTTCTTTTGGGCAGCTGAAGAGAATCAGTGTGACACTGTTGGACTCTATTCTCGGGAGAGACTGATAGCATTGATACAACGGCTTCGTATCAGAAGGTATAGATTTCGATCGGTTATGCGCACAGACAAATCGGCTCCGATCGATGGCTACGTCAGATCGACGACGGAATCCTACAATTTTAGTCGTGGGAGAGTGTCAAGACCGCTATGCCACGTTCGAAAGATGCGTTCGAGCACGTTCGTCCTCTCGATTTTAAAGCGCCCGAGGACGTGCTTGACGCCGATATGATGTACACCACGTACGAGATCGCACGGCTGTTACAGGGACTTGATCCAGAGCGAGACCTCGATGCCGAAACGGAGGCCGTTCTCTTAGATTGGGCTATTCCGTGGATAATGGTCAACGCTGAATCGTTCGTGTTCGCCAAGCCAACAGCCGACGACGAACCGGGGTACTACGGGTTGGCGTAATGAATCTGCTCGTCGCCAGCAACGCGCGGGTTGATGGTGGAAAGACGACGTTTTCAGTCGGACTGCTCGATTACATCAGTGGCACTGGATTCAAGCCACGTGCTGGCAACGACTACTGGTTCGACCACGACGACTACCGGGATGCCATCGAACGAGGTCGTCTCTACGGGAAAGACGCTCGACGGCTCGCTGCAGCGAGTACGACCCGTCTTACGCCTGAAGATCTCAATCCGATTCACCGGCTCTGGCGACCTGCTCCCGGTTCTAAAAAAGGACTCCTCGACCGTTCAGACCGCGAGTTTGTCGTTGACCGGGTTGGAACAGGCGAAGCTGAAACACCAACGTACGTTGTGAACGGAACCGTCGAGCTTCCGGAGTCGGTTCAAACGGGGCTTTCGCTCGCGTCTGCGATTACGGTCGAGTCACTCACCGAGTTTAATGATGTGATGAAGCGCGTTCATATGCGCGCACTAGAGCAGATTAGTGAGCGAATTGAATCGGCCGACCGCGCTGTGATCGAATCGTACGGGGACATTGCCCGACCGCTCACAGGACTCACAACCGATGCCGTCGCAGTCGTCGAGCCGAGACGGGCGCGGATCTATGACGGCGAACGGTATGCGAATGCGTGTGAGGTTGCGAGTGGGAGTGCCCGCGAGGGGCGACTCGAAACCCGCGTCGATCGAGTACTCGGTCTTATCGAGCCACGAGCAACCGTTGAACTCCCAGCGCTCGAAAGCGAGACACGGACGAAACCAGAGCGAATAGCGGATACGTATGCCCCAGCGTACGAAGCGTTGGTGACAACAGCGCTCGGTTGAACACTGAACCCAACCCTGCCGAACGAAACCGATGGATCGGCTCAGTAGATCTGTGCTGCCTGTTTCGCGCGTTCGATATCACGATACGGTTCTGTCGTCACGCTTGGTCCGTGGCCAGTGTGCATCTCGCTCAGGGTTTTATCAGCTGTATCGAGCACTCGTTCGATACTTTGAATGAGCTGCTCTCGGTTGCCTTCGTCCAGATCTGTCCGTCCGAAGCTCCCGTTAGCGAAGATGAGATCGCCAGCAAACAGGACTCCCGGTCCAGAAGCGTGAAAACAGAGATGATCGTCCTTGTGTCCCGGTGTATGGAGTGCAGTATATGTGTGATCGCCCAATGAGAGGCGTTCACCATCGGAAATAGCGTTGTCAACGCCTGTCTGGGCGGTATCGAAGCCCCACGCCTCGACACTGAACGCGTCTTTCACACTGGAGAGGTTTCCCACATGATCAGGGTGGGTATGCGTGAGAACGACTGCATCGATATCGTCGACGTGCTCTCGGATCCGACTTGGAGCGTCGAAATCATTCCCAGGATCGACGACGACAGTCCGGTCGCCGGTCACGAGAAACGCATTGCTCGTAAATCCCTGAACACCCCGTGCGAGATTGGTGATCATACGCGTCGATATGAACGGTACTCGTTTGTGTATATCGACTCCGAACTCGAAACTCCGAAAGCTACGACTATCGTGTTCTGGGAAATTAAAAAAGACGAATAAAATCGACGTATTCGATGATTATGCTACGTTATGGATACTTGTTGCCGCTCGTAGCAACCTGCGAACCGGAAATACCCTCATAAAGGGTGTTATTAACCAATTCAGCAGCACCATCAACAACATCAACGGCGACGTCGCCATCGTAGGCACCAGCAGTAATATTCTTGACTAGTACGCCGCTGCCCTCAATTGTGAGCGGGCGACCGCTAGACGCGTACTCGCCGCCATCGACGAGAACGTCGTCTGCGAAAATACCGAGTGCCCGGCGGTGTCCGCCACCAGGGAGATCAACATCAAGATCACGGAACTCACATCCACCGCGCTTGCAGTAGATCGCGTTTCGACCACCCGTTTCGCCGGATGCATCGCCGGTCACCTTGAGACCCTCAACGACAACAGGAGCGTCGCCGTCCAGAATCTGCAGTGCCTGACCCGCGTGGTTCTGCGTCAGGGACCCACCCTTGATGAGAACCTCACCAGCACCCTCTGCGATGTGGACGACATCAATGCTGCTGCGCGCATTGTTGTCTTGTGCGACGATCTTCGTACCCTCGATCGTTGCCGAACCGACGCTCGGGAGGATGTTGATTCCTCGCCCGTTCGGTTTGTCGAGCTCGATCACACTGTTGACGATCTTCAGGTCGCTTCCACCATCGAACCGAATACCGTGCTGACCCTCATCATCTTCACGGTTCTGAGTGATAGCGACTTTCGCCCCGTAGACACCACTTCCGTCACCGGTGAGACGAACACATGCTGAGTTGCAGTCCTGGTACCGACCGCCCTTGACAACGACCTGTCCGGGGCTCTCGGAGTCGTATAGACCGTTATCCGGGAATGCGCCGATAACGCTGTCGATGACGTCTAGACGACCGCTGTGGTACGGGCTGAGAAGGAAGCCTGTTGGCCCATTCTCAACGGACGGCATTGCGTCCTGAGCGGTTTTCTTGGTGAAGATACCTCCTTCGGGCATCTCGATGTTCTTGACGACACCGTATCCGTCGGAGTTGACGATGTCGACGTGCATCGGACCCCACGTTCCCGCGTTGTGAACACCCTCAAAGACGATGTCCTTAACAAACAGGCCGTCGGTGACGGTCAGATCGAACGCGCGCAGTCCCGTGTTGGGTGCGGTGAAATCGACCGTGAAACCTTCGACGTGAAGGTTTTGCCCGGCACTGTAGTACGTACCGAGTTTGATCATCCGAGCTTCTGTCTTGTACTCGTCGGCGGGTGCTGGCACGAGCGTCGCGCCGTCACCAATCATTCCGAAGTTCTTGAATCCGGTAAACCGGACGAGTTCATCCATGAAGTACCGCCCCTCAGGGAATTTGAGGAGCGTGTTATCGTCCATGAGATCCGACAGCTGAGACGAAATTGACTCGCCACCGGTGTTGTCCAAACCGGCTTCAACTACGTCAATAACCTTATCGTAATCACCTTCCGGAACTGACTGAGACTCCGGCGCCTCAGTCTCTAGCTCGACTTCGGTCGTGGCTGCCTTCTTAGGCGCCTCAACCGACGTATCGAGCTCCGAACCTGACTGCCGCGAACACGAACCAGCAGCGCTTGCGGTTCCTGATACCGAAAGCGAGGCTGCTGCAGCCCCCGTCGTTCCAAGGAACGATCTGCGGCTAACGTCTGGTGACAGACGCGATAGTGTACTGGCCTCTTCTCTCTCTGGCATAGTCCATTGGAACCACGGAAGTACTGTACAAAATAGCTTACTATATCGATCAGCCACTTACCAGACACTCAAGATATAGGAACCATAAAGTATATGTGTTTGTAGCCATCTCCAATCGAAATTAATGTCTGAATATATGGTAATACAATACTAGTAAGTCCGCAGATACATGTGTGTTGTCATCCGTGAGAATACAAAAACTGTATCGGAAACGGACGTATCGCTCAGTCGGGAGACGAGAACAGTCGTCTGAACGCAGTGATACCGGGAGCGCCGTCAACGAGCCAGACGAGAATCGCGAATAGGAACGGCCCGAAGTAGATCATCAATGCGATCATCAGTGGACCGGTGGCACCTTCCGTCGACAGCAGGTAGAGGAAGGCTGATATGTACTCGTGTATGCGCGCAAGCGCGCTGAGATCAGACGAGTACGGTGGTAGCGTTACGACGGGCCAGAGCACGCGCGCGAAGGTGTACGGATTTCCACCAACCAGTCCAAGGACGATGTCGCCGACCAGATGGGACCAGTACCCGACAATGAACGCGATACCATATTCTATCCGATGTCGCCACACTGCAAGCGCGAGCACAGCGATGCCAAGCGGAACCGCGACGAACACCGAATGACCGACCGAGTAACCCTGTGGGAATAGCTCAAAGACCCATGAGAGCGGTTTGTCGACGAGATCAGGGAGCTGAGTAGCGACGAGGAGAACGATCGTCGGGTAGCCGCTCGGTCGGCTGCCGAACAACCGCGAGCCGAACGAGTACAGCAAGTATCCGAACGCTGCGTGACCCCACGGCCACATCGCTATCTGGTCACCTGTACGGGTACGAGCTGGGGATTCGAGATTTGGGGCGAAGCAAGTGATCCCTCGTCATCCTCATCAGAGGATAGTGGTAATCGCACGGTGTGATAGGCCGATTCGCGTGAAGGCTCTCCAGCACTTCCCTTGTAGAGATAGATTCCAACCCGATCCCCGCTCTCGGGGGGCTGGACTTCTATTTTCTTTGTTTCTCCGTCTGCAATAGTTGGAGTGAATGTATTCACCTGTTCAGAGTCGGCTACTTCCCCATTTTCGATGGTTTCTTGAGCGACAATGACAGTGTACTGTTGTTGTTTTCTTTCCCGATTATTAATCACAATTGTCGCCGGTCGGCCGTCAACCATTGCATCGTCGGCAGCCTTGAGCGAGATATTTCCACTACTCTCGTTTTCCGCGACAGCGAAAAAGTCGGTGTCCGGATCTCCGGTGGTTGACATGACGGCGAAGGCACCGACGCTCGCAACGAGGATAAGAAGGCTTACTGCAAACATCACTACGAACGTGGTATCCATCGGGAACGCAGGCAGTTCGAGCGAATAGCGCTCTTCGGTAGGAAGGACGATTCGTCGCGCGATAGCGAAAATGATCATCGCCCCAGTGAATCCAAGCAGCATGATTCCGATCCGTCTTGCGTCGAAACCAACCGTGAAATTCAGTCCGAAGACGACGAGCGAGACGAGCGCAAGGCTGAGAACGACCGATAGCCCGATACGCTCAATGTTTCCCAACAGAAACGAATCGTCTTGATTCGTCTGCCGACCGGGATAGTCAGAAGCACCCCACGGCTTCCGACTGCGGCGTGATCGGGACAGACTACTTTCTTCGGGAAACAGCGCCGAGAGGAACGCATAGCCGGGAACGAACATGATCAGCGGAAGGACGAGTGCGATTCGGAGGGGACCATTGAACGAAAACAGGGCCGCACCCGCCAAGAGCGCCAGAAGTGCAACAGCAGCGAGATCGAGCAGCCAACGTATCATTTGGCCTACTTTGCAGTTGGAAGTGGTTAAAACTCACTAGACTGTTTCCGTCTTTCCCGGACAATAGCTCCCGATTAAAAACAATCTGAAACCGTTTGTCAGTGCCCTAACGCGTAGGAATGTCCATATCGTGTGAACCGTTCGCTCATCCAGCGCATTAGACGATCTATAATAAAGAGCCACGGGCACATCATAGAGAAAAATGCACGAACTGCAACACCGGAATGGCGTGCGAGTGCGACGTATGTCGCGGGGGAATGATCGACCTGAGCCACGACATACAGCACAGGACGAGCAGGTGCGTGTTGTGAGGGTGAGACGGTGAACGCTATACCGATCGCGGACCCACAACTCGGCGAAAAAGAGCACAAAGCGGTGCTCGATGTTCTCGATTCCGGTGATCTCGCAGCAGGCGAAGAGGTCACTGCGTTTGAGCAGGCGTTCGCTGAGTACTGTGGCGCGGACTATGCGGTCGCAACCACAAACGGAACGACCGCACTCCACACGGCACTCGTTGCTGCCGGAATTGGTGAAGGAGACACCGTCATCACAACTCCATTCTCCTTCGTTGCGACCGCAAACGTGATCCGGTTCGTCGGTGCTGAACCCGTCTTCGCTGACGTTGATCCATCGACGTTCAACCTCGATCCGGATGCAGTCGAAGAACGAATTCGTGAGCTGGACGGCGCTGTCGACGCCATCATGCCAGTTCATCTGTACGCGTTGGCGGCCGATATGGATCGCTTTCGTGAACTCGGTGAGCGCTACGACGCGAAAATCATCGAAGACGCAGCCCAAGCGCACGGCGCAGAGTATCACGACGAACAGGTCGGAACGTTCGGAGATGTCGCGTGTTTCTCCTTCTACCCGACGAAGAACATAACGACGGGCGAAGGAG
The nucleotide sequence above comes from Halocatena marina. Encoded proteins:
- a CDS encoding acyl-CoA dehydrogenase family protein, whose protein sequence is MRLTDEQEAFRADLRGYLQENVDPVVDELDRNGPMDRETLMGFVSDLRELGIGFDPETAPEFFGDVWKFMLTAEEVSYVWPSLNVGLMMSFPSVFVRFASEETREAMLPKLEAGECLGSLAVSEPSGGSDTARPRTTARKDGDEFVIDGEKIWVGNAHYADVCLVVAHDESTGAQDMFLVDRENASFETEELDKLGWRGVSNARITFDSVRVHEDNRLSSIFSNAIMDGYEMNEIVPFPESVTQLFFEQKPLNATFSFMRTGMSFMAVGIMQAAVDEALAYATDRETFGKPIAQHQLIQEKLYDMKAGLETSRQLSRRAAELLEEGDPEARLMSSLAKGYTAETSKDVTDDAIQVFGAEGLKPENRLERYYRDARVMTIPDGTTEIQKLIVGSELTDMSAYT
- a CDS encoding NUDIX hydrolase N-terminal domain-containing protein yields the protein MDVDLLSLLDELRAMAQTGLAYTDDPYDRERYNRLLELVEMYYGETLNLPESEVRTRLAAELGYVTPKVGASAAIFDSDGRQLLMKRPDSGTWCFPGGYVDVTESPAEAAVREAKEETGLDVEIADLIDHYYTPPDGLYGPHGAVAVVYLCDVVGGELRLSEGEALQFWSIGDVPAWFRDHGEVAIDARTAWNEHTA
- a CDS encoding helix-turn-helix domain-containing protein; this translates as MKYLDARFRQPRWMMHPMQRFARESDAVYYEELHAWNVIGRDLDLEYELFYVEAERERYEAKLNAVESIRWYDLTPIDEQSFYTYVCQETRDEDIEWRRAFIALDLLVVPPIVYDDAGDFYMTIVGTGENIRQMLEELPEEIDTTVNAIGEYDRRHSTVAGDLTDRQLEAVTVAADLGFYDVPREATVADVANRLDCAPSTASNLLQKAEGSVMERVVDRHGRRA
- a CDS encoding MBL fold metallo-hydrolase → MITNLARGVQGFTSNAFLVTGDRTVVVDPGNDFDAPSRIREHVDDIDAVVLTHTHPDHVGNLSSVKDAFSVEAWGFDTAQTGVDNAISDGERLSLGDHTYTALHTPGHKDDHLCFHASGPGVLFAGDLIFANGSFGRTDLDEGNREQLIQSIERVLDTADKTLSEMHTGHGPSVTTEPYRDIERAKQAAQIY
- the sod gene encoding superoxide dismutase, producing the protein MAEHSNPELPPLPYDYDALEPHISEQVLTWHHDTHHQGYVNGLESAEETLAENRASGDFGTTGGALSNVTHNGCGHYLHTLFWENMSPNGGGEPDGELAARIEEDFGSYEGWKGEFEAAASAAGGWALLVYDPVAKQLRNVAVDKHDQGALWGAHPILALDVWEHSYYYDYGPDRGSFIDAFFEVVDWDNTAEEYETVVSTFE
- a CDS encoding twin-arginine translocation signal domain-containing protein — translated: MPEREEASTLSRLSPDVSRRSFLGTTGAAAASLSVSGTASAAGSCSRQSGSELDTSVEAPKKAATTEVELETEAPESQSVPEGDYDKVIDVVEAGLDNTGGESISSQLSDLMDDNTLLKFPEGRYFMDELVRFTGFKNFGMIGDGATLVPAPADEYKTEARMIKLGTYYSAGQNLHVEGFTVDFTAPNTGLRAFDLTVTDGLFVKDIVFEGVHNAGTWGPMHVDIVNSDGYGVVKNIEMPEGGIFTKKTAQDAMPSVENGPTGFLLSPYHSGRLDVIDSVIGAFPDNGLYDSESPGQVVVKGGRYQDCNSACVRLTGDGSGVYGAKVAITQNREDDEGQHGIRFDGGSDLKIVNSVIELDKPNGRGINILPSVGSATIEGTKIVAQDNNARSSIDVVHIAEGAGEVLIKGGSLTQNHAGQALQILDGDAPVVVEGLKVTGDASGETGGRNAIYCKRGGCEFRDLDVDLPGGGHRRALGIFADDVLVDGGEYASSGRPLTIEGSGVLVKNITAGAYDGDVAVDVVDGAAELVNNTLYEGISGSQVATSGNKYP
- a CDS encoding SCP2 sterol-binding domain-containing protein, giving the protein MLYPTEQWLEKYKQRLNENEQLDDAGSGWGVGFDGAFLFVITDIPLGETTIGELPEAALEGVPKYLHDKLAEIPLDQAATLISEDIRQHLPDQSRELLRQVDEYIVDSTVYAFIGLKDGGCTEVDILSGPDDRETGFILRGSYETWQEIVDGEQDPIPAVMSGDLKVDGDMQRVLQYATATQLLGDVASGIETTHLF
- a CDS encoding DUF1616 domain-containing protein, giving the protein MIRWLLDLAAVALLALLAGAALFSFNGPLRIALVLPLIMFVPGYAFLSALFPEESSLSRSRRSRKPWGASDYPGRQTNQDDSFLLGNIERIGLSVVLSLALVSLVVFGLNFTVGFDARRIGIMLLGFTGAMIIFAIARRIVLPTEERYSLELPAFPMDTTFVVMFAVSLLILVASVGAFAVMSTTGDPDTDFFAVAENESSGNISLKAADDAMVDGRPATIVINNRERKQQQYTVIVAQETIENGEVADSEQVNTFTPTIADGETKKIEVQPPESGDRVGIYLYKGSAGEPSRESAYHTVRLPLSSDEDDEGSLASPQISNPQLVPVQVTR
- a CDS encoding DUF5827 family protein, whose translation is MPRSKDAFEHVRPLDFKAPEDVLDADMMYTTYEIARLLQGLDPERDLDAETEAVLLDWAIPWIMVNAESFVFAKPTADDEPGYYGLA
- a CDS encoding isoprenylcysteine carboxylmethyltransferase family protein, whose amino-acid sequence is MTSTLAWAIFVIGAVAGTLNTIGVVASALGWYEYYPPGEKGWKFYSLWGLSHVLNVSLLALAYLEWGTLGLPGWTFSTGLVLFIFGYAIAIAAGHDLGFHETTGRAGELRTGGWYRFSRNPQYVGYILATVGYILWTDAVLVVPLAGIYLLWWFVFPFAEEPWLREQYGEPYEQYAQRIPRYIGSETVRALGKRGDDAQQQTQG
- a CDS encoding metal-dependent hydrolase, whose product is MWPWGHAAFGYLLYSFGSRLFGSRPSGYPTIVLLVATQLPDLVDKPLSWVFELFPQGYSVGHSVFVAVPLGIAVLALAVWRHRIEYGIAFIVGYWSHLVGDIVLGLVGGNPYTFARVLWPVVTLPPYSSDLSALARIHEYISAFLYLLSTEGATGPLMIALMIYFGPFLFAILVWLVDGAPGITAFRRLFSSPD
- a CDS encoding DegT/DnrJ/EryC1/StrS aminotransferase family protein; the encoded protein is MNAIPIADPQLGEKEHKAVLDVLDSGDLAAGEEVTAFEQAFAEYCGADYAVATTNGTTALHTALVAAGIGEGDTVITTPFSFVATANVIRFVGAEPVFADVDPSTFNLDPDAVEERIRELDGAVDAIMPVHLYALAADMDRFRELGERYDAKIIEDAAQAHGAEYHDEQVGTFGDVACFSFYPTKNITTGEGGMITTNDEEIAAAAGRFINHGRSEGGYGYEHVEVGHNFRMTNIAAAIGRHQLPRLSEYVERRRENASQLTDLLSMTPAITPIEPDERRHAYHQYTIRCGNRDAVREALAEEDISTGIYYPTPIHQLAAYDGYDVSLPIAETLSEQVLSLPVHPSLSSTDINRVGETIQSLEVDHV
- a CDS encoding ATPase, producing the protein MNLLVASNARVDGGKTTFSVGLLDYISGTGFKPRAGNDYWFDHDDYRDAIERGRLYGKDARRLAAASTTRLTPEDLNPIHRLWRPAPGSKKGLLDRSDREFVVDRVGTGEAETPTYVVNGTVELPESVQTGLSLASAITVESLTEFNDVMKRVHMRALEQISERIESADRAVIESYGDIARPLTGLTTDAVAVVEPRRARIYDGERYANACEVASGSAREGRLETRVDRVLGLIEPRATVELPALESETRTKPERIADTYAPAYEALVTTALG